A part of Desulfotomaculum nigrificans DSM 574 genomic DNA contains:
- the tnpB gene encoding IS66 family insertion sequence element accessory protein TnpB (TnpB, as the term is used for proteins encoded by IS66 family insertion elements, is considered an accessory protein, since TnpC, encoded by a neighboring gene, is a DDE family transposase.) gives MINEIGVERVYLACGSTDLRKSIDGLAVLVKEYFYLDPFSPCLFVFCNRKRDKLKILQWDHNGFWLYYRRLEDGKFEWPMEPSSSTVNISRRELRWLLDGLSLKQPKAHSEVKARTIL, from the coding sequence ATGATTAATGAAATCGGCGTAGAGCGGGTTTACCTGGCCTGTGGTAGTACTGATTTACGCAAGTCAATTGACGGGTTAGCTGTATTGGTTAAAGAATACTTCTACCTAGACCCCTTTTCCCCCTGCCTCTTTGTTTTTTGCAATCGTAAACGCGATAAACTAAAAATCCTTCAGTGGGATCATAATGGTTTCTGGCTCTATTACCGTAGATTGGAGGACGGGAAGTTTGAGTGGCCAATGGAGCCTAGTTCCTCAACAGTAAACATTAGCCGCCGGGAGTTGCGTTGGTTACTTGATGGCCTTTCTTTGAAACAGCCAAAAGCACATTCAGAAGTAAAAGCACGTACCATTTTGTAA
- the tnpC gene encoding IS66 family transposase, translated as MNNIVNNAQSLEELQKLCALQQKQIAELTAKLNWFEEQFRLSKQRQFGASSEKTASEQQQLLLFNEAEKEAQVLLAEPTLETITYKRRKQRGHREMMLKDLPVETIEYRLPVEEQICSCCGGPLHEMSTEVRQELKVIPAQVKIIKHVSHVYACRRCERENITTPITTAPMPKPVLPGSLVSPSAMAFVMSQKYVQGLPLYRQEQELARIGIEISRQTLANWMLYGANRWLTLLYDRMHQHLLKQDILHADETVLQVLHEPGRDAEAKSYLWLYRTGRMGPHIVLYEYQPTREGEHPSRFLNGFKGFLHVDGYSGYNKVPDVILVGCWAHARRKFDEALKALPQSKRSANVAAKEGLEFCNRLFAIERELKDATPEERYKTRLARSRPVLDAFWAWLNEQNSQVLPKSTFGKAIHYCLSQWNKLEAFLQDGRLEIDNNRSERSIKPFVVGRKNWLFANTQRGARASAVIYSIVETAKENGLNPFNYLSYIFEKLPNSNINDPNVLDKFLPWSDTLPANCRAHK; from the coding sequence ATGAATAATATAGTTAATAATGCCCAATCCCTCGAAGAACTTCAAAAACTTTGTGCTTTACAGCAAAAGCAAATTGCTGAACTAACTGCTAAGCTAAACTGGTTTGAGGAACAGTTTCGCTTAAGTAAACAACGGCAATTCGGGGCTTCAAGCGAAAAAACAGCCTCTGAGCAACAGCAGCTTCTCCTTTTCAATGAAGCCGAAAAGGAAGCCCAAGTGCTCTTGGCTGAGCCGACTTTAGAAACCATTACATATAAACGCAGAAAACAACGTGGGCACCGGGAGATGATGCTTAAAGATCTCCCGGTTGAAACTATTGAATACCGTCTACCCGTTGAGGAGCAGATCTGCTCTTGTTGTGGCGGGCCGTTGCACGAAATGAGTACAGAAGTGCGTCAAGAATTGAAAGTTATTCCGGCTCAAGTAAAAATAATTAAACATGTGTCCCATGTTTACGCCTGCCGTCGTTGTGAACGTGAAAATATAACTACGCCCATTACCACTGCTCCCATGCCCAAACCTGTGCTTCCCGGAAGCTTAGTTTCCCCTTCAGCTATGGCTTTCGTTATGAGCCAGAAATACGTTCAGGGCCTGCCTCTCTATCGCCAGGAACAAGAGTTAGCTCGTATTGGGATCGAAATCTCTCGCCAAACCCTTGCTAACTGGATGCTCTATGGCGCGAACCGCTGGTTAACACTTCTCTACGATAGGATGCACCAGCACCTACTAAAGCAGGATATCCTTCATGCTGATGAAACTGTCCTGCAGGTCCTTCATGAACCGGGGCGGGATGCAGAAGCTAAATCTTATCTCTGGCTGTATCGTACAGGACGTATGGGTCCGCACATTGTCCTTTATGAATACCAGCCAACCCGGGAGGGAGAACATCCCAGCAGGTTTCTTAATGGGTTTAAGGGCTTTCTGCATGTGGATGGTTATAGTGGTTACAACAAAGTACCGGATGTTATCCTGGTCGGTTGTTGGGCTCACGCTCGGCGTAAGTTTGATGAGGCGCTGAAAGCTCTACCCCAATCAAAACGTTCAGCCAATGTAGCTGCTAAGGAGGGGCTAGAGTTTTGTAATCGTCTCTTTGCAATTGAGCGTGAATTAAAAGATGCCACTCCCGAAGAACGTTATAAAACTCGTTTGGCACGCAGCCGCCCTGTGCTGGATGCCTTTTGGGCGTGGCTTAATGAGCAGAATTCACAGGTGCTTCCCAAAAGTACCTTTGGTAAGGCTATACACTATTGCCTTAGCCAGTGGAATAAGCTCGAGGCCTTTTTGCAAGATGGACGTTTGGAAATTGACAATAACCGTAGCGAACGTTCCATCAAACCTTTTGTAGTTGGCCGTAAGAACTGGCTATTTGCTAACACCCAGCGTGGTGCCAGGGCTAGCGCTGTCATTTATAGCATTGTTGAAACGGCCAAGGAAAATGGTTTAAACCCCTTCAACTACCTTAGTTATATTTTTGAGAAACTTCCCAACTCCAATATCAATGACCCTAATGTCTTAGATAAGTTTCTCCCCTGGTCGGATACATTACCTGCAAACTGCAGGGCACATAAATAA
- a CDS encoding sensor histidine kinase, which yields MIKDSIVRKLWLATSLLVLLTLGLATVTQVWLLKNTYYRQQVKTILDGTTEVANSVGQDNTPEVITDRLEGLANGLRARVFLVNESGQIIYASSEGTGWPRGMMHGMGGPGYGFGARSMFGQVDMEQILAGKSVITQGHHPMFDMDMITVAVPVRQNKKVVGAVLVSAALQSIDANLRALQGVSVYSLLGGLLLATGLSWLLSRSISRPLLKMNKVARAMAQGDYTNRIDMTRHDEIGMLAQSLNTLSKELNDKINLLRQIDETRRDFVASVSHELRTPLTIIQGYTEALLDEVVETPEKKEEYLHSILEETLRLRRLVNDLLDLRQIETGQVKLNKQAVDLADLFSAVLQKMEGLFREKQVDLKLALPEKPVVAEVDPDRIGQVLINLVDNALRATPGGGRILVKLMVSDNEITVKVTDSGPGIPKEEQKLIWHKFYKIDKSRSRSGGGTGLGLAIVKQLVEIHGGRITLDSQPGQGTTFSFTLPMQPGAAPKYHQE from the coding sequence ATGATAAAGGACAGCATCGTTAGAAAGCTGTGGCTGGCTACATCATTATTGGTACTTTTAACGCTGGGTCTGGCCACTGTAACTCAAGTATGGCTGTTAAAAAATACTTATTACCGGCAACAAGTTAAAACGATTCTGGATGGTACAACTGAAGTAGCTAACAGTGTTGGACAGGATAATACTCCGGAGGTAATTACCGACAGGTTAGAGGGCTTGGCTAACGGCCTACGAGCCAGAGTTTTTCTGGTAAATGAATCAGGACAGATTATTTATGCTTCCAGTGAGGGGACTGGCTGGCCCCGGGGTATGATGCACGGCATGGGAGGACCGGGTTACGGATTTGGTGCTAGAAGTATGTTTGGTCAGGTAGATATGGAGCAAATTTTAGCAGGAAAGTCCGTGATTACCCAAGGGCATCATCCTATGTTTGATATGGACATGATTACGGTGGCAGTACCTGTCCGACAAAATAAAAAGGTGGTAGGGGCGGTGCTGGTGAGTGCTGCCTTACAATCCATTGATGCCAATCTGAGGGCATTACAGGGAGTAAGTGTTTATAGTTTATTAGGAGGTCTGCTGCTGGCCACGGGACTTAGCTGGTTGCTGTCACGTTCAATTTCCCGCCCCCTTTTAAAAATGAATAAAGTGGCCCGGGCCATGGCCCAGGGAGACTATACCAATCGTATAGACATGACCAGGCATGATGAAATTGGCATGTTAGCCCAATCCCTGAACACCTTGTCTAAAGAATTAAACGATAAAATTAATTTATTAAGGCAAATTGATGAAACCAGGCGAGATTTTGTGGCTAGTGTTTCCCATGAATTACGTACGCCACTTACCATTATCCAGGGATATACTGAAGCGCTGCTTGATGAAGTGGTGGAGACCCCGGAGAAAAAAGAAGAGTATTTACATAGTATTTTAGAAGAAACCCTGCGTTTAAGACGTTTGGTTAATGACTTGCTTGATTTAAGACAAATAGAAACTGGTCAAGTAAAATTGAATAAGCAAGCAGTAGATTTAGCCGACCTTTTCAGCGCGGTGTTACAAAAGATGGAAGGGCTATTCCGGGAAAAACAGGTTGATCTCAAACTAGCTCTGCCCGAAAAACCTGTGGTGGCCGAGGTTGACCCTGATCGTATTGGTCAGGTATTAATCAATTTGGTTGATAATGCCCTCAGGGCTACTCCTGGGGGTGGTCGGATTTTAGTGAAATTAATGGTATCTGACAATGAGATCACGGTTAAAGTTACGGACAGCGGGCCGGGAATTCCTAAGGAAGAACAGAAGTTGATCTGGCATAAGTTTTATAAAATAGATAAATCACGGTCCCGCTCCGGTGGGGGAACCGGCCTTGGTTTAGCCATCGTAAAGCAATTAGTGGAAATCCACGGTGGGCGGATAACCCTGGACAGCCAGCCTGGTCAAGGTACCACCTTTAGCTTTACTTTACCTATGCAACCGGGGGCTGCCCCAAAATATCACCAGGAGTAA
- a CDS encoding NAD-dependent epimerase/dehydratase family protein — protein sequence MTGAGGFIGTHLLDRLAGEVEVGEIAVVIRGKGLSAPARVMCKIQIIEADILDYQRLSNEISKFYPDMIFHLAGTRPRSRSWGAIQQAYQTNLTGTMNLLRSVQEIPCQSIVLVGSTAEYGRGPAPYQESQPLQPSDPYGASKAAATTLAVLTYQLFNYPVIILRPTLVYGPGQNDDCFMSQLIRSLLSGRHFSMTGGEQYRDFVYVSDVVEALWQAANNPRALGGIFNIGSGKSYPLREVARMIADFIGQPDDLLKIGALPYNKEEQFAYCVDINSAKQVLNWQPKIMLREGIKATVDWFRRQHLKNF from the coding sequence GTGACAGGCGCAGGTGGATTTATAGGCACCCACCTGTTAGACAGACTTGCCGGTGAAGTAGAAGTAGGAGAAATTGCCGTAGTTATTAGAGGTAAGGGGCTATCCGCACCGGCTAGGGTCATGTGCAAAATTCAGATTATTGAAGCAGATATTTTGGATTACCAAAGGTTAAGCAATGAAATAAGTAAATTTTATCCTGATATGATTTTTCACTTAGCCGGCACCAGACCCCGCAGCCGTTCCTGGGGAGCCATACAACAAGCTTATCAAACTAACTTAACCGGTACCATGAATCTTTTAAGATCAGTGCAGGAGATCCCTTGTCAATCTATTGTTTTAGTGGGAAGTACCGCTGAGTATGGCCGAGGACCGGCACCTTATCAGGAAAGCCAACCGTTACAACCCAGCGACCCTTACGGTGCCTCAAAGGCCGCTGCCACAACTTTAGCTGTTTTAACCTACCAATTATTTAATTATCCGGTGATTATATTACGGCCAACACTGGTTTATGGTCCCGGCCAAAACGACGATTGCTTTATGTCTCAATTAATTAGATCATTGTTATCGGGCCGTCATTTTTCCATGACCGGGGGAGAACAGTACCGGGACTTTGTCTATGTAAGCGATGTGGTGGAAGCATTGTGGCAAGCGGCCAATAACCCCAGGGCCTTGGGAGGAATTTTTAATATCGGCAGCGGCAAATCATATCCCCTGCGGGAAGTAGCCCGAATGATTGCAGACTTTATTGGCCAGCCTGATGATCTATTAAAAATTGGCGCTCTACCCTACAACAAGGAAGAACAGTTTGCATACTGTGTTGACATCAATAGCGCCAAGCAAGTTCTCAACTGGCAACCTAAAATTATGTTGCGGGAAGGGATTAAAGCAACAGTTGATTGGTTTCGCCGACAACATCTGAAAAATTTTTAG
- a CDS encoding GDP-mannose 4,6-dehydratase — protein MSDWQDKYVLVTGCTGMIGSWLTSRLVQEGAQVVGIVRDHVACSNLFINQLDKHIYIAYGDITDFNFITRVMAEYEVDTVFHLASQTIVTIANRSPLSTFESNIKGTWNILEACRLSPTVERVVVASSDKAYGPQDQLPYLEEYPLRGRHPYDVSKSCADLIAQSYFYTYGLPVAISRLVNVYGGGDLNFNRIIPGTIKSVLENRNPIIRTDGSPLREYIYVQDAVTAYLTLAQNLHRREVMGQAFNFGPHCPVSVLEIVQEIIKVSGRKLMPDIRGKGSSAGEIKYQYSDSTKAREILGWRPNWNLNQGLLETMAWYSNFFEKVKALG, from the coding sequence ATGAGTGACTGGCAAGATAAATATGTGTTGGTTACCGGTTGTACCGGGATGATCGGCAGTTGGTTGACGTCCAGATTAGTTCAGGAAGGGGCTCAGGTAGTTGGTATTGTGCGGGACCATGTGGCCTGCAGCAACTTATTTATTAATCAGTTAGACAAACACATCTACATTGCTTATGGAGATATTACAGATTTTAATTTTATTACCAGGGTGATGGCTGAATACGAGGTTGACACCGTCTTCCACCTGGCATCACAAACCATTGTGACCATTGCCAACCGTTCCCCCTTGTCCACCTTTGAATCAAACATAAAAGGCACCTGGAACATTTTAGAGGCATGCCGCCTATCACCCACCGTGGAAAGGGTGGTAGTTGCTTCCAGTGATAAAGCCTACGGTCCTCAGGATCAATTACCTTACCTGGAGGAATACCCCCTCCGGGGGCGGCACCCCTACGATGTATCTAAATCATGTGCCGACCTCATTGCCCAAAGTTACTTCTATACTTACGGCTTACCGGTGGCCATTTCCAGGTTGGTCAACGTGTACGGAGGCGGAGATTTAAATTTTAACCGCATTATACCAGGAACTATTAAATCGGTACTGGAAAACAGAAACCCCATTATTCGTACAGACGGCAGCCCCTTGCGTGAGTATATTTATGTCCAAGATGCGGTGACAGCTTATTTAACCCTGGCCCAAAATTTACACCGCCGGGAGGTAATGGGGCAAGCTTTTAATTTCGGTCCCCATTGTCCCGTTTCAGTACTGGAAATTGTGCAGGAAATAATTAAAGTTTCCGGACGAAAACTAATGCCCGATATCCGGGGCAAAGGGTCGTCGGCTGGTGAAATCAAGTATCAGTACAGTGATAGCACTAAGGCTAGGGAGATTTTAGGATGGCGTCCCAACTGGAATTTAAACCAAGGGTTACTGGAAACCATGGCTTGGTACAGTAACTTTTTTGAGAAGGTGAAAGCCTTGGGATAA
- the rfbF gene encoding glucose-1-phosphate cytidylyltransferase gives MKVVLLCGGKGTRLKEETAFRPKPLVSVGEKPILWHIMKLYAHFGYKDFVLCLGYLGEMIKQYFLNYELMNSDLTLSFTPERKIEIHKKPQLDWQITMADTGIEAMTGCRLKRIEPYIGTDSDFMVTYGDGLTDVDISKLVAFHKSHGCLATVTGVRPLSRFGELDVQGDIVKEFSEKSQVTRGWINGGFFVFRREFFNYLTDDNNCILEREPLERLARDGQLKIYKHRGFWQCMDTYRDMEQLNKLWREGNAPWEVWRNE, from the coding sequence ATGAAAGTGGTGCTGTTATGTGGCGGGAAGGGGACACGGCTCAAGGAGGAAACCGCCTTTAGACCGAAACCCCTGGTATCTGTAGGGGAAAAGCCAATTCTGTGGCACATTATGAAATTATATGCCCACTTTGGCTATAAAGATTTCGTCCTTTGTTTGGGTTACCTGGGTGAGATGATAAAACAATATTTCCTTAACTACGAATTAATGAACAGCGACTTAACCCTTTCTTTTACACCTGAACGAAAGATAGAAATACATAAAAAGCCGCAATTAGATTGGCAGATAACCATGGCTGACACCGGTATCGAGGCTATGACCGGTTGTCGTCTGAAAAGAATAGAACCATACATAGGTACCGATTCAGATTTTATGGTGACCTATGGCGATGGTTTGACCGATGTAGATATCAGTAAACTGGTGGCTTTTCATAAGAGCCATGGTTGTCTGGCCACAGTCACCGGTGTACGACCGTTATCCAGATTCGGTGAATTGGATGTACAGGGAGATATAGTCAAGGAATTCAGCGAAAAATCCCAGGTTACCAGGGGTTGGATTAATGGCGGATTTTTTGTTTTTCGCCGGGAATTCTTTAACTATTTAACTGATGATAATAATTGTATTTTAGAACGGGAACCATTGGAGCGCTTAGCTCGGGACGGGCAATTAAAGATATATAAACACCGGGGGTTCTGGCAGTGCATGGATACCTACCGGGACATGGAGCAGTTAAACAAGCTGTGGCGGGAGGGAAATGCGCCGTGGGAGGTATGGAGAAATGAGTGA
- the minC gene encoding septum site-determining protein MinC produces MGEVVTIKGTRHGLLILFDPEKDFEDIRQNLYKKMEAARGFFKGAKFAFYQEPVKNEHKEKLEQICQQYGLIHQPEIRAKIIPNTTTPTVGSSTGSHLVNDATASQPSQNGTLLVKRSLRSGQRINYPGHVVILGDVHAGAEVVAYGNVMVMGSCRGVVHAGAAGDENARVVAHRLTPAQLRISSSIACSPADGENDADYPEIAYLSPDGQIIVEAYNSSRPAGRSSN; encoded by the coding sequence ATGGGTGAAGTTGTTACTATTAAAGGGACCCGGCATGGGCTGCTGATTCTTTTTGATCCAGAAAAAGACTTTGAAGATATCCGACAAAATTTATATAAAAAAATGGAGGCTGCCCGGGGTTTTTTCAAAGGGGCTAAGTTTGCCTTTTATCAAGAACCGGTAAAAAATGAACATAAGGAAAAATTGGAACAAATATGTCAGCAATACGGGTTAATTCACCAACCGGAAATTAGGGCTAAGATAATCCCTAATACCACAACTCCTACTGTCGGCTCATCTACTGGTTCCCATCTGGTGAACGATGCAACCGCAAGTCAACCCAGCCAGAACGGTACCCTTTTAGTAAAAAGAAGCCTCCGCTCCGGACAACGAATTAATTATCCCGGCCATGTGGTAATCCTGGGCGATGTTCATGCCGGAGCCGAAGTGGTAGCCTATGGCAATGTTATGGTTATGGGTAGTTGCCGGGGTGTAGTACATGCCGGGGCCGCCGGTGATGAAAATGCCAGGGTGGTGGCACACCGTCTAACCCCTGCCCAACTCCGTATCAGTTCATCCATCGCCTGTTCTCCGGCAGATGGTGAAAATGACGCGGATTACCCTGAAATAGCTTATCTCTCGCCGGATGGTCAAATTATTGTGGAAGCCTATAACAGCAGCCGTCCGGCTGGCAGAAGCAGCAACTGA
- a CDS encoding response regulator: MPKILIIDDEAKIRDLVKVYLVKEGFEVQELSDGNEAVNLIKAEHYDLVLLDLMLPGVDGLTICKEIRKFSQVPVIILTARGDEIDRVIGLEVGADDYIVKPFSPREMVARVKAVLRRMAPGTVNLPQPERLLTFPDLEINPESRVVVVKGQEISLTPREFDLLLFLASFPGRAFSREQLLTNVWGYDYFGDLRTVDTHINRLRDKLSVNGARQPIATVWGVGYKFEVPK; encoded by the coding sequence ATGCCTAAGATACTAATTATTGATGATGAAGCGAAAATTAGAGACTTAGTCAAGGTTTACTTGGTTAAGGAAGGGTTTGAGGTCCAGGAACTCAGTGATGGCAATGAAGCAGTGAACTTAATTAAAGCAGAACATTATGACTTAGTGCTGCTTGATTTAATGCTGCCCGGGGTTGATGGTTTAACCATTTGCAAAGAAATCCGCAAATTCTCCCAGGTACCTGTGATAATACTTACTGCTAGAGGAGATGAGATCGACCGGGTCATTGGTTTGGAAGTGGGGGCAGATGACTATATCGTCAAACCCTTTAGCCCCCGGGAAATGGTGGCCAGAGTAAAGGCAGTCCTTAGGCGGATGGCACCAGGAACGGTTAATTTGCCTCAACCGGAAAGATTACTAACCTTCCCTGATTTAGAAATAAACCCAGAATCACGGGTAGTGGTGGTTAAAGGTCAGGAAATTTCTTTAACTCCCAGAGAGTTTGATCTGCTGCTATTTTTAGCTAGTTTCCCCGGTCGGGCCTTTTCCCGGGAACAATTGTTAACCAATGTATGGGGTTATGATTATTTCGGTGACCTCCGTACCGTGGATACACATATCAACCGACTGCGGGATAAACTATCCGTTAACGGAGCCAGACAACCCATTGCCACTGTATGGGGTGTAGGTTATAAGTTTGAGGTGCCTAAATGA
- a CDS encoding glycosyltransferase family 2 protein, with the protein MIDSPKLSLVLPMYNEEDNARQVALELQTELAREGINHELVLVDNGSTDHTGQILARLAHENHAIKVVRVPVNQGYGWGIINGLRWANGDYLGFMGGDGQIKPPDV; encoded by the coding sequence ATGATCGATAGTCCTAAATTATCGCTGGTTTTACCCATGTATAACGAAGAAGATAACGCCCGGCAAGTGGCCCTGGAACTACAGACTGAACTGGCCAGGGAAGGGATAAATCATGAATTAGTCCTGGTGGATAATGGTTCCACCGATCATACCGGTCAAATTCTTGCTCGGTTAGCCCATGAAAATCATGCCATCAAGGTTGTGCGGGTGCCGGTAAACCAGGGCTACGGCTGGGGTATTATAAATGGCCTGCGTTGGGCCAACGGAGATTATTTAGGTTTTATGGGGGGGGACGGTCAGATCAAACCACCGGATGTGTAA
- a CDS encoding NUDIX hydrolase: MEVERKVEIMQLEEKTISSKMIYRGKILNLRVDQVLLPNGKESGREVVEFSQAVAIVPVTSDNKVLLVCQYRYPVAEILWEIPAGKMDKQENPEQCARRELAEETGCTAGSLVKIAEFYTTPGFTTELMHVYLAQGLIHGDQNPDEDEFLTLEEVPFEKAIQMIFRGQIRDGKTIVGLLAAQSMLKGQGETL; the protein is encoded by the coding sequence GTGGAAGTAGAAAGGAAGGTAGAAATAATGCAATTAGAAGAAAAAACAATTTCATCCAAGATGATTTACCGGGGTAAAATTTTAAACCTGCGTGTTGATCAGGTATTGTTACCTAATGGCAAAGAAAGTGGCAGGGAAGTGGTTGAATTTTCTCAGGCGGTGGCTATTGTTCCGGTTACCAGTGATAATAAAGTGTTATTAGTATGCCAGTACCGGTATCCGGTGGCAGAAATTTTATGGGAAATACCGGCCGGTAAAATGGACAAGCAGGAGAACCCGGAGCAGTGTGCCCGCCGGGAGTTGGCGGAGGAAACCGGTTGCACCGCCGGTTCCTTAGTAAAAATAGCCGAATTTTATACCACACCAGGTTTTACAACTGAATTGATGCATGTATACTTGGCCCAAGGGCTTATCCACGGGGACCAGAACCCTGATGAGGATGAGTTCCTCACATTGGAGGAGGTACCATTTGAGAAAGCAATCCAGATGATTTTTCGAGGCCAAATTAGGGACGGCAAAACCATTGTTGGATTGCTGGCGGCCCAATCCATGCTAAAGGGCCAAGGTGAAACACTGTAA
- the tnpA gene encoding IS66 family insertion sequence element accessory protein TnpA, with protein MTKAELRKEWEARVATFVASGQSTTAWCAAHNLKPHQLRYWLRRLNPKGTPTATPSQWVSLELNDISPNKDRNGLVVRVGQAVIEVQSGFNPELLKEVVQTLTEL; from the coding sequence ATGACAAAAGCAGAACTACGAAAAGAATGGGAGGCACGAGTGGCTACCTTTGTAGCTAGTGGGCAAAGTACAACAGCATGGTGTGCAGCCCATAATTTGAAACCTCATCAACTACGGTATTGGCTCAGAAGGCTTAACCCCAAAGGCACACCTACTGCAACTCCATCACAGTGGGTATCATTGGAATTGAATGACATAAGTCCAAACAAAGATAGAAATGGACTAGTTGTAAGAGTGGGGCAAGCGGTCATCGAAGTACAATCAGGCTTCAACCCGGAACTACTTAAAGAAGTAGTACAAACACTAACAGAACTATGA
- a CDS encoding IS30 family transposase codes for MAVTFKSTTSVRSFKHLSVFERGQIAALLKEGKSQRYIAKKLGRSPSTISREIKRGTTTQRRSDLSTYEKYFPETGQAVYEKNRMNCGAKCKVAQVEGFLKFAENKILRDKWSPDVVVGACKKDPNWQNTAIVCTKTLYNYIDQGLLAVRNIDLTLKTRLKPKRKGLRPNKRIMGQSIDCRPAEVQQRQTFGHWEIDTVIGKRANDSVILTLTERKTRHELLFLLDAKDSQSVNKALLKLKDYYGERISQVFRTITADNGSEFSELANTLQQWGIKAYFTHPYSSWERGTNERHNGLIRRFVPKGKAIKDFSAATIYRIQNWLNKLPRKILGYKTPEECFCEELSKIA; via the coding sequence ATGGCTGTTACATTTAAGTCTACCACATCTGTACGTTCTTTTAAACACCTAAGTGTCTTTGAAAGAGGACAAATAGCTGCGCTGTTAAAAGAGGGTAAGAGCCAACGTTACATAGCTAAAAAATTAGGCCGCTCACCAAGCACAATTAGCCGGGAGATTAAAAGAGGAACTACAACCCAAAGGCGCTCTGACTTGTCAACTTATGAAAAATATTTTCCGGAAACCGGGCAGGCGGTTTACGAAAAAAATCGTATGAACTGTGGGGCAAAGTGCAAGGTGGCCCAGGTTGAAGGTTTTCTAAAATTTGCAGAAAACAAGATACTACGTGATAAATGGTCCCCGGATGTAGTTGTCGGTGCATGCAAAAAAGATCCCAATTGGCAAAATACTGCAATTGTTTGCACGAAAACCTTATATAACTACATCGATCAAGGGTTACTGGCTGTTCGTAATATCGATTTAACCCTCAAAACGAGATTAAAGCCAAAGAGGAAGGGATTACGTCCAAACAAACGAATAATGGGACAAAGTATCGACTGTCGACCGGCAGAAGTGCAACAACGCCAGACTTTTGGGCATTGGGAAATTGATACGGTAATAGGTAAAAGAGCAAATGATTCAGTCATTCTAACCCTAACTGAACGAAAAACCAGACATGAGCTACTTTTCCTTTTAGATGCTAAGGATAGCCAATCTGTTAATAAAGCCCTCTTAAAACTTAAAGATTATTACGGAGAACGAATTTCACAAGTATTTCGGACAATTACCGCTGATAATGGTTCAGAGTTCAGCGAATTGGCCAATACGTTACAACAATGGGGTATTAAAGCATACTTCACTCATCCCTATTCTTCTTGGGAACGTGGAACTAATGAACGCCATAATGGGTTAATACGCCGGTTTGTTCCTAAAGGGAAAGCCATTAAGGATTTTTCAGCGGCCACGATTTACCGCATACAAAATTGGCTAAATAAGCTTCCACGTAAAATATTAGGATATAAGACGCCTGAAGAATGTTTTTGCGAAGAGCTGTCCAAAATAGCTTAA